The genomic DNA GAAATTTTAGGCTCTGGCTTTGCTACTGACTATCTTTTAACTTTTGGCAGAAAAGATCCTACCCATTTTTTAGCTACAGAAATTGCCGCTAATTGGGCTTATAAAACAGCAAATATCAAACCTAAAGACATTGATGTAGCTGAGGTTCATGATGCCTTCACTTCAGTTGAGTTAATTTCTTATGAAGACTTAGGATTTGCTCCTATTGGAGAAGGGGCAGAATTAATAAGATCAGGTAAAGTAAATTTAGGAAGTGAGCTACCAATTAATCCTTCTGGGGGCTTGAAGGCCAAGGGTCATCCTATCTCGGTAACCGGCCTAGCCCAAGTATATGAAATTGTCAATCAGCTTCGAGGTCGCTGTGGTCAGCGTCAGGTAAAAAATCCTAAAATCGGTCTTTGCCATAATATCGGTGGAGCCGGGGGCAGCGTTACTGTTCATATTTTAAAAAAAGTTTTATGAAAATTTTATTAATTTGGCCAAAATATCCTAATACTTTCTGGAGTTTTCGTTATGCCCTTCCTTTTATTAATAAAAAGGCAACCTATCCTCCCTTGGGCCCATTAACAGTAGCTAGTCTCCTTCCTAAAGAATGGGAGAAAAAAATAATAGATTTAAATGTAGAGAAGTTAAGTGAAAAAGATATCTTATGGGCTAATTTTGTTTTTATTTCAGCTATGGTTATTCAAAAAGAATCAGTAAAAAAGATTATCAAAAGGGCTAAAAAATTTAATAAAAAAATAGTTGCCGGTGGTCCTCTTTTTACCACTGGCTATGAAGAATTTTTAGAAGATATAGATCATCTTGTCTTGGGTGAGGCGGAAGTCACCTTACCTCTTTTTTTGGAAGATTTAAAAAATGGCAAGCCAAAAAAAATTTACAAAATTAATCAGTGGTCAGATATAAAAACCTCTCCTATCCCCCTCTGGGAATTAATCGATATGGAAAAATATGCCTCAATGAGTATTCAATACTCAAGGGGATGCCCATTTAATTGCGAATTCTGCGATATTGTTCTCTTGAATGGAAGGACCCAGAGAGCAAAAAACAAAGGTCAAATATTAAAAGAGCTCGATGCTTTATATAATCGGGGTTGGAGGGGAAATGTTTTTGTCGTTGATGATAATTTCATCGGAAATAAAATAAAATTAAAAAAAGAGATTTTACCAGCGATGATTGAGTGGATGAAAAAGAGAAATTATCCATTTTTATTTAATACTCAGTTGTCAATCAACCTGGCCGATGACAAAGAACTAATGGAGTTGATGGTAAAAGCTGGATTTGTTAGTGTCTTTGTAGGTATTGAGACCATAGAAGAAAAAAGTCTGGCTGAGTGTGGTAAATTTCAGAATCTAAATCGGAATTTACTAAATTCAGTTAGAACTATTCAAAATCAGGGCTTACAAGTTCAGGGAGGATTTATTTTAGGTTTTGATAATGACACTCCCTCAATTTTTGAGAGAATAACTCATTTTATTCAAAAAAGTGGGATTGTTACTGCCATGGTGGGATTGCTAAATGCTCCACCAAAAACAAGACTGTATAAAAGACTGAAAGCCGAGAATCGTTTAATAGCAGAACCAACCGGCAACAACACCGATTGTACTATTAATTTTATTCCCAAAATGAGCTATCAGGTTCTGATTTCAGGTTACAAAAGAGTTATAAATAATATTTATTCACCAAAGCATTACTATCAAAGATTGATAACGTTTTTAAAAAAATATAAACCTAAGGGAAGAAAAATTTTTCATCTTAATTTTCAAAAATTTTTAGCCTTTCTAAAATCGATCTGGATTCTGGGAATAAGAGAAAAAGAAAGACTATATTTTTGGAAACTTATATTTTGGAGCCTCTTTAACAAACCAAAACTTTTTCCAATGGCAGTAGAGTTGGCGATTTATGGTTTTCACTTTCGAAAAATTTCAGAGGAGTATTCAAAAAATTAAGAGATTTTTTTATGTTTTATCAATGTCCAAAATGCCAGAAAATTTGGCAATATCCAATTGAAAAATGTCCTGATTGTTTTCTGGAATTGGAAAAAAGGTTAAGCGAGAATTTAAAAGTTATTGCTGTTTCTCGGGTAACCATCCCAACAATCTTGCATCCGAAAGTTCCCTATTTTGTTTTACTTTTAGAAACGGATCAAGGCAGAAAATTTGTTCAGAAAACAATTAAAGAATACAAAATTGGTGATGAATTTAAATTTAAAAAGGCAAAAGATAAATCAGCCGTAGCTATCTGGCGGGTAAAATACGATATTTTTGAAGCAATTGAAAAAATTTTTGAGCTTTTGGGAATAACCCCCAACCAAAATTTTTGGTGGGGGGCAAAGATTTTAATTTTACCGACATTAATTTCTCCTGCCCATCCTTATTTTGCCAAAAACACTAATCCTGAAGTTTTAAAGAATTTAATTAAATTTTTAATTCAAAAAGGGGTAAAAAGAGAGAAAATTTTGGTCGCTGGCCAGAGTTTTAATGATTTTCCGATTGAAGCCTCGGCCAAAAAATCAAAATTTTTATCTGTCTGCCAAGAAAATAAGGTTCAAATTTTAGATTTTTCAAAAACAAAATTTAAAAAAATTAAAAGGGGTGATTCTATTTTTGAGATTTCTGAGGAAGTCTTTAAGAGAGATTTAATAATCAATCTTCCAATCTTAAAAATTGATTCGAAATTAGGAGTTAGGGGGGCTTTGGAAAACTTAACCAAATTTTTAAAAAAAGAGAGTTTTTTAGGCTTAAAATATCTTTCCAGTCAAGGAGAATTAATACTTAAACTCAAAGGTGTCTTGCCTGAGATTTTAACGATAGCTGATGGAATAAAAATCCAAAAATCAAATGGCTTTACCGCTTTTTTTGGTCTAATTTTGGCCAGTTTTAATCCCTTGAATTTGGATCGGGTTTTTGCTGAAATTTCAACGATAGAATTGCCAGAATATTTAAAATCTATTAAAATTAAAGATATCGAAATAGTCGGCAGAGAGATTGAAGAAGTCCAATATAATTTGGAAAAAATATGAAAGTCTTAGTTCAATCAAAACCAGTTTTTCTTGACGTCATTTTGCCTAAAAGTCTAATCAGAAACATTGTTTTAGTTTTTAGCTTTGCTATCTTAACTGCGATTTCGGCTAAGGTTAAAATTGAAATAGGACCAGTTCCAATAACAATGCAAACCTTTGCTGTTTTGTTCTCTGGAGCCTTACTTGGTTCAAAGAGAGGATTTCTGTCCCAAGCTACTTATCTTTTTTTAGGATTAGCGGGAATTCCTTGGTTCTCTCGAGGAGGTGGAATCCAATATATTTTATCCCCTACTTTTGGTTATATTTTAGGTTTTGTTTTTTCTGCCTTTTTAGTTGGATTTCTGACTGAAAAGGGATTTGATCGAAATTTCAAGACAGCAATCTTGGCAATGCTAATTGGCAATATCGTCATTTATCTTCCAGGACTTTTGTGGTTAGGAAAATTCATTGGCTTTGAAAAAGTTTTGACTATTGGACTTTATCCTTTTTTACTCGGGGATTTATTGAAAATTCTCCTATCGGCCTTTCTTTTACCATTTGGCTGGAAATTTATAACAAAGCGAAGTAAATATGTACAATCTCAAAGATAAAGTAGTTTTAATAACTGGGGCATCGGGTGGTATAGGCAGGGAAATTGCCAGGAAATTTAGCGAGAATGGGGCAAAGCTGGCTTTAAATGATATTTCTCGGGCTGAAGAAAATCTCAAAAAATTAATAACCGACCTTCAAGGTGAGGTAAAATATTTTTTAGCCGATGTTTCGAAATTAGAACAAGTGCAAGCGATGATGGAAGATATTAAAAAAGAATTTGGCAGGTTGGACATTTTAGTTAATAATGCCGGAATTATTGCTGATAGAACTTTAGCCAAAATGACAAAGGAAGAATGGCAAAAGGTCATTGATGTTGATCTAACCGGGGTTTTTAATTGTTCAAAGGCTGCTTTACCGCTTTTAATTCCGAATCAGGGAAAAATTATTAATATTTCTTCGTTAGTCGGCCAAAGAGGGAATTTTGGACAGACAAATTATGCAGCAGCCAAAGCAGGAATTATTGGTTTTACTA from Patescibacteria group bacterium includes the following:
- a CDS encoding beta-ketoacyl-ACP reductase; amino-acid sequence: MYNLKDKVVLITGASGGIGREIARKFSENGAKLALNDISRAEENLKKLITDLQGEVKYFLADVSKLEQVQAMMEDIKKEFGRLDILVNNAGIIADRTLAKMTKEEWQKVIDVDLTGVFNCSKAALPLLIPNQGKIINISSLVGQRGNFGQTNYAAAKAGIIGFTKSLSKEVGRFGMSVNAICPGFIETKIIERIPEDIKTMIKRLTSLGRFGKPEDVANVVLFLASEEASFITGAVINVDGGLAI
- a CDS encoding DUF362 domain-containing protein; protein product: MFYQCPKCQKIWQYPIEKCPDCFLELEKRLSENLKVIAVSRVTIPTILHPKVPYFVLLLETDQGRKFVQKTIKEYKIGDEFKFKKAKDKSAVAIWRVKYDIFEAIEKIFELLGITPNQNFWWGAKILILPTLISPAHPYFAKNTNPEVLKNLIKFLIQKGVKREKILVAGQSFNDFPIEASAKKSKFLSVCQENKVQILDFSKTKFKKIKRGDSIFEISEEVFKRDLIINLPILKIDSKLGVRGALENLTKFLKKESFLGLKYLSSQGELILKLKGVLPEILTIADGIKIQKSNGFTAFFGLILASFNPLNLDRVFAEISTIELPEYLKSIKIKDIEIVGREIEEVQYNLEKI
- a CDS encoding DUF4070 domain-containing protein produces the protein MKILLIWPKYPNTFWSFRYALPFINKKATYPPLGPLTVASLLPKEWEKKIIDLNVEKLSEKDILWANFVFISAMVIQKESVKKIIKRAKKFNKKIVAGGPLFTTGYEEFLEDIDHLVLGEAEVTLPLFLEDLKNGKPKKIYKINQWSDIKTSPIPLWELIDMEKYASMSIQYSRGCPFNCEFCDIVLLNGRTQRAKNKGQILKELDALYNRGWRGNVFVVDDNFIGNKIKLKKEILPAMIEWMKKRNYPFLFNTQLSINLADDKELMELMVKAGFVSVFVGIETIEEKSLAECGKFQNLNRNLLNSVRTIQNQGLQVQGGFILGFDNDTPSIFERITHFIQKSGIVTAMVGLLNAPPKTRLYKRLKAENRLIAEPTGNNTDCTINFIPKMSYQVLISGYKRVINNIYSPKHYYQRLITFLKKYKPKGRKIFHLNFQKFLAFLKSIWILGIREKERLYFWKLIFWSLFNKPKLFPMAVELAIYGFHFRKISEEYSKN
- a CDS encoding biotin transporter BioY, which codes for MKVLVQSKPVFLDVILPKSLIRNIVLVFSFAILTAISAKVKIEIGPVPITMQTFAVLFSGALLGSKRGFLSQATYLFLGLAGIPWFSRGGGIQYILSPTFGYILGFVFSAFLVGFLTEKGFDRNFKTAILAMLIGNIVIYLPGLLWLGKFIGFEKVLTIGLYPFLLGDLLKILLSAFLLPFGWKFITKRSKYVQSQR